The genomic stretch CCGGCCTCTGCGACATTGCCGGACGGCGCAAGCTCCCTCAGCGAAACCTATCAGGACTGGCGCGTCGAATGCGTCTCGAACGGCGATGCGGATCGCTGCGTGATGGTTCAGGTTCAGGTTGCGCAGGAAGGCGGGCAGCGCGTCATTTCCGTCGAGCTCAATGCGCCGGCGGCCGATCAGGCCCAGGGCGTCGTCGTGATGCCGTTCGGCTTCGCCTTGGCCCAGGGCGTCACGCTTTCGATCGATGCGGAGACCGACGGCCCGAAATTCGGATTTTCGACTTGTCTGCCGCAGGGTTGCTTTGTTCCGGTGTCGATCGATGCCAACATGCTCGATCGCCTGAAGAGCGGCGGCACGCTTCACATCAGGGGCATGCCGATCAACGGCAACGAGATGGTCGATTATCCGATTTCACTCAAGGGCTTCACAGCCGCCTTCAACCGCTTGAATGCATTGCGTTAAGTCGCATTACTATTTCCCGTATGCAAACGGCTCCGCGAACAGACCGTCCGGAGCCGTTTTCTCTGTTTCGGCATAGCATAAGTTCCATAATCTACCTTATGCGATTTTTGTCGATGTCTTCTTGTGGCAGTGCCGTGCCCTCTGTCCCTTCTGGCGCAAACAGAAACAACCGGACGCGAACGCCCGGTTGCCGGAAGTTTTCAGAAAAAGCGACCTTTATCAGAAGCTGACGTTCAGACGCGCATTGATGCTGTTCTGGGAGACGCCATCGCCGAACTGGCCGATATAGCCGAAGCCGAGCTTCGCCTGTTTCGAGAGCGCAAAATCAATCCCGGCGCCGATCAGAGCCGTGTTTTCCGCCAGCGGCACGCCGGAGACGGTAAACGGCGCGCTGCCGGCAAGGGCGGCCGTCGACTTGGGCGTGATATCTCCGAATGCATGCCGCCATCCGACATCGAAATAGGCCTCGGAGCCCGCCTGCCCCATGACGGCAAAGTCCGCTGTCGCCCGCAGGCCGATCGTCGAGAAGTAGGTATTCGACGATTCCGACGCGACGCTGAGCGCCGCTGCGGTCGTTCCGGTCTCGGTAAAGCTGTCCGAGTTCAGGCCGACATAGGAGAAGTTGGCATAAGGCTCGACCTCGGTGTTTTCGTCCGCGGCATAGCGATAGGCAAGTTCCCCGAAGACCTGGAAAGCCCCGGCATCGTAATCGCTCGACATTGTGTCGTAGAAGCCGGGAAAGCTCACCGTACGGTCTGCCGATACCGTGTTCCAGGTGTAGGCAAGGCCTGAACGGAAGGCCACGGCGCCGGACTTGCCTGCGGCCCATTCGCCGCCGCTGTAAGCGCCGATCGTGTAGCCATCCGTATTGCCCGAAGCAGGTCCCTTGTTGTCGAAGGACGTGTAGCCGTAGCCGGCCAGAACGCCAAGCTTCCAGCTTTCGCCGATCGATCCGTCAATACCGGCGAGGAAGCCGCCGGTGGAGGAGTCGAGCCTGCCGGCATTGGCGTTGCCGTCATATTCACTCCAGCCGCCATAGGCGTATGCCCAGGCGCCGAAAGCGCTTTCCTCGACAAGGCTTCCGCCAACCATGTCGTCGCCCCCCTCGGCGTAGGACATGACCTCGACCGAGGACGTCGATTTGCCGCCGAAAGCCTGATGCAGACGGCCATAGACCGCATCCCTGGCATATTGGGTCTGGTCGATCATGACGGTCCGGTCAGAGGCATAGATATCGCCCGACAGAGCGCTGTAGGCCAGCGGTGCGTCATCGACGGTCATTTTCAGGATGACGTTTTCGTAGAGTGCCGGCGGTGGCGACAGATTGCCCAGTGTCTCCAGAGCATTGGCAACGGCGACCTGGTTTGGCGTCTGGGCAACCGAGGCGAATGTCCGATCGTTGCGCTCGACCTTCAGGATCACAGAATTGGGATCGTAACGCAGATAGGGTGCAACGAAGGCATAATTGTCGACATTGTCCCAAACGGGCATCGATGATGCGAACGCGCCGTTGACGCCGCCGGCCGCAGTCAGGATCACATAGTCATGATCGAGAAGGTAGCCATCGATCGTGTCGACTTCGACAGAGCCTGCGAGGTTGGCGACGCCGCCGACGGCGATCAGGTCGGCATTCCCGGCCAGGTCCACTTCCGCTTCGATCACCGAGGTGGACGCGAGGTTGAGGTCGCCGCCAACGATGATCGTACCGATCGAATTACCTGGCGCCAGTCGGCCGGAACTGCTCGCACTGCCTGAGATGTTCAGATTGCCTCCCGCCCTCGACGTATAATCCACGAACAGTCGGCCGTTCACATTAACCTTGTTCTGAATCGTGCCGCCGGTCGTGCTGGAACCGTTTTCAACATAGAGGTCACCGCCGACGGTAGCCCTCTCACCTGCGCCCGAGATGAAACTGCCCGTGCTATGCTGCAGGATCAGATCGCCCGAGATTTTTGCCCCGGGCTGAAGAGTGACGACCTGGTTATAGGTCGAGGTCCCCCTGGACGTCAGCGTGCCGCCGATCGTGGCGCCCGCGCCGATTGTCACCGGTGTATCGTTGTTGACGACCAGAACATCGTAGGGCGCGTTGCCGATTTCGTTGACGTCTTCCGGCAGTAGCAGACCTGACAACAACCGAGACCAGTGGGACGTAAAGTCGGTCACGCCGTTGTTCCGGTTCTTCAGATACATGGCGAAGAATTGTTCGGGGCTTGTGTCGTCCAAGGACAGCGCAGGTTCCCATATATAGATCAACTCATTATTGAAATAATAGTGTACGGCGCTGTTGCCTTCTTCGTCGACATCCGTCATCAGGCGCATGTCGATCGTGTTTCAGCTGGAATAGTTGATCAGTCCGGTCGTTTCCGGCAGTTCAACCCACCCGTTATCCGTGCTGGTATCCCATACTTCGAGCCTTCCCTGCCCGTCCCGGTTGGTGAACTGGATGATCGGAAAGACAGCATCATTATCGTTGTAATTGCCGGTCGCGACCTCCTCTTCGGTCATGGTCGAGCCCCAGATACTGGTGCGGATATAGTCCGTATCACTCCCGCTCCGCCAGCCATCGGCAACATAAATGTCGCCGCCGATAAAGGAATCACCCGGAGGAACGGTTGTGTTCTGCGAGTAGCCTTCCCACTGATAGTAGCTGTTTGAACCCGCTTTCGAGCCAAGGGTCTCCAGCGCGAGGACGTTCGACCGTCCCATATAGCTATCAAGCCGCGCAAAGCTTGCAGTCGGATAGCGATCAATCATCCAGTCGCTTGGATCCGTGCTGATCGGATAGAATTCAATCTTCTCGGCCAGCGCGGTTCCGCCCAGACCAAACAACAGGATTCCCGCGCAAGCGGTTGATTGCAGCAGTCTCGTTTTTACTGTGGTCATTGTTTCCTCCCAGTCATGGCCGCGGACCACAAGGGTGCCGCTGCCCCGCCCGAACTGCTTTGCCGGCTGCCGGGCATGCTGATGACAGCGCGACAAACAGACCGAAAGAGCATTTTGCAACCCCGGCGGGCATCACGCGGATATTGTGATAGAACGCATCGGCCGGGAAGCTGGAATGCACAAGGAGAGGTTACAAACAAGCGATATTGCAACTTATGTTGCATTAATGGCACGTATATTAGTATATACTTATATTACAATTTGAATCTATCCGGACATGGGGTAGAAACGGACAGGAAATCCAGTGATTTCGGCCTTATTGTCTCTGACCTAAGAGGATGGCGTCCAACGCGCGCCATCGCGTCCCTGCCGTCGGAGAAAATGGTCAGACAGGAGCAATATCGCCCCGCGCCCAGCCTTCCTGCGTCTCGGCCATGAAAGCGGCGAAGCGGCTTTCGGCGATGGCGGCGCGGATGCCCTGCATCAGAGACTGATAGTAGTGGAGATTGTTCCAGGTCAGCAGCATGCCGGCAAGCGATTCATTGGCGCGCACGAGATGGTGCAGATAGGCACGGGAGTAGTCGCGCGCAGCCGGGCAATTGCTTTCCTCATCCAGCGGCCTGAGGTCTTCGGCATGGCGGGCGTTCCTGAGGTTCACCTTGCCGCGGCGCGTGAAGGCGAGACCGTGACGCCCTGCCCTGGTCGGCATCACGCAGTCGAACATGTCGATCCCGCGCGCCACCGATTTCAGAATATCGTCGGGGGTGCCGACGCCCATCAGGTAACGCGGCTTTGTCGTCGGGAGCTCGGGCAGCGTCGTCTCCAGCATCGCCAGCATGACCTCCTGCGGCTCGCCGACGGCAAGGCCGCCGACGGCATAGCCTTTCAGGTCGAGATCGGCCAGCCCGCGCGCCGAGCGGACGCGCAGGTCCGGAATATCGCCCCCCTGGACGATGCCGAACATCGCCTTGCCCGGCTGGTCGCCGAATGCCTCGCGGCAGCGCTCGGCCCAGCGTAGCGACATCTCGGTCGATTTTTCGATCTCCGCCCGCTCCGCCGGCAGCCTGACGCACTCGTCAAGCTGCATCTGGATATCGGAACCCAGCAGCCCCTGGATCTTGATCGAGCGCTCCGGGCTCATGTGATGCACGCTGCCGTCGATATGCGACTTGAAGGTGACGCCCTTCTTCTCGTCGATCTGGCGCAGCGCCGCGAGCGACATCACCTGAAAGCCGCCGGAATCCGTCAGGATCGGATATTTCCAGCGGATCAGCGAATGCAGGCCGCCAAGCCGCGCCACGCGTTCGGCGCCCGGCCGCAGCATCAGATGGTAGGTGTTGCCGAGAATGATATCGGCGCCGAGGTCGCGCACCTGGTCAAGATACATCGCCTTGACCGTGCCCGCGGTTCCGACCGGCATGAAGGCCGGCGTGCGGATTTCGCCGCGCGGCATGGTAATCGCGCCAAGGCGGGCATTGCCGTCTGTGGTCTTCAGGGTGAACTGAAATTCTTGGCTCATACGTCTTTCCTGAAGAGCAGGCTGGAATCGCCGTAGGAATAGAAACGGTAGCCGGTTTCGATCGCATGGGCGTAGGCCGCGCGCATCGTCTCCAGCCCGCAAAAGGCCGAAACCAGCATGAACAGGGTCGATTTCGGCAGATGGAAATTGGTCATCAGCATGTCGACGGCGCGGAAGCGATAGCCGGGCGTGATGAAGATGCCAGTTTCACCTTCCCAGGCACCAAGCGTCCCGTCCTCGGCAGCGGCACTTTCCAGCAACCTGAGAGAGGTGGTGCCGACGGAGATGATCCGCCCGCCGCGCGCCTTCACCGCATTCAGGGCTTCGGCTGTCTCCGTCGTGACGATGCCGCGCTCGAAATGCATCTTGTGGTCGTCGGTATCCTCGGCCTTGACCGGCAGGAACGTCCCCGCTCCGACATGAAGCGTTACGAAATATTGCTCGATACCGGCTTCTTCCAGCGCGGTCAGAAGCCGCGGCGTGAAATGCAGGCCAGCCGTCGGCGCGGCAACCGCGCCGTTTTCACGGGCATAGATCGTCTGGTAGTCGTCGCGGTCCCTGCCGTCCTCGGCCCGCTTGGAGGCGATATAGGGCGGCAGCGGCACGTGGCCGACCCGCATCAGCGCCTCGTCGAGCGCGCCGCCGCGGGCGTCGAATGTCAGTGCCACCTCGCCGCCTTCCCGCTTCTCCTCGACCGTCGCAGAAAGCGTGGTCGCACGATCGGCGGAAACGAAACGCAGAACGTCGCCCGGCTTGATCCGCTTGCCCGGCCGGGCAAAGGCATGCCAGACATTGTCGGCCTTCCTGAGATGCAGCGTGGCCGAGACCGGCACCTCCTCGCCGCCTTCGCGGTGTCGAACGCCTTCGAGCTGCGCCGGGATCACTTTCGTATCATTGAATACCAGCGCGTCGCCGGGTTTCAGGAAAGTCGGCAGTTCGGACACGACATGGTCCGCAAGCCCCTCGCCCGGTCGCACCACCAGGAGCCGCGCGCTGTCGCGCGGGCTCGCCGGGCGCAAGGCGATGTTTTCATCCGGCAGGTCGAAGTCGAAGAGGTCTACGCGCATTGTATCAGGACATTTCTCAAATTCGAAAACCCGCCGGCCTCGGCCGGGCGGGTCTGTTGGTTGCGCTCTGTGCTCAATAATCTCCCCCCTTGAGGGCAGGGCTATCGCATATGGTCTCCCCGCATAGCCCCCTAATATTCTCGCCCCGGAGGGGAGAGATGTCGCGACAGCGACAGTGAGGGGGGAGCCTATCACCGCGAGCGCTCTCACGATCTGAAGCACCGCACCACCGTCACTGCCCCTTTCGGGGCATCTCTCCCGCCAGCGGGAGAGAGTATTGGGATCAAGCTGCTACGCCATATGCGATGGCCCTGCCCTTGAGGGGGAGATTGACAGGAGGGCGTCGCCCTCTTCCCGCATCAAGCGTCCGCAGCCACCTTCATCGAAATGATGTGGTCCGGGTCACGCACGGGCTCGCCCTTCTGGAAAGCATCAACGGCGTCCATGCCTTCGATGACCTGACCCCAGACGGTGTACTGCTTGTCGAGCCAGGGGGCATCGGTGAAGCAGATGAAGAACTGTGAGTTGGCGGAGTTCGGGTTCTGCGAGCGGGCCATGGAGCAGGTGCCGCGCACGTGGCGCACGGAAGAGAACTCGGCCGGAAGGTCCGGCTTGTCCGAACCGCCTGTACCGGCGCGGCCAGCATTGCCGCCCTTCTTGCCATGCTCCACATCGCCGCCCTGCGCCATGAAATCGGCGATCACGCGGTGAAAGACGACGCCGTCATAGGCGCCCTCGCGGGTCAGTTCGCGAATGCGGTCGACATGCTTGGGGGCGACATTCGGAAACGCCTCGATGACGACCTTTCCCTTGGTCGTTTCCATGATGAAGGTGTTTTCCGGGTCTTTGATTTCGGCCATCTGGGTCTCCTGTGGCTGAGCGGGAGCATAATCCGAGTGAAGCGAGGATGGACAGGATTATGCGGCTGAAACAAATGGGATAGAGCGCCCATCAGATCGACAGGCGCCCTATGTCGAAACGGGTTACTGGCTGACGGTCGCGCTCAGGATCCGGTCGGGGTCGCTGACCTTGCCGTTCTGGGCCGGATCGCCCTTCTTGATCTTGTCGACATTGTCCATGCCGTCCACGACCTCACCGATGACGGTGTACTGGCCGTTCAGATGCGGAGCATCGGCGAACATGATGAAGAACTGCGAGTTGGCGGAATTCGGGTTCTGCGAGCGTGCCATGCCGACCACGCCGCGCTTGAACGGAATGTCGGAGAATTCGGCGGGCAGATCGGGCATGTCGGAGCCGCCCATGCCAGCCTTGTTCAGGTCAAAGCCGTTTTCGGCGTCGCCGAACTGGACATCGCCGGTCTGTGCCATGAAGCCGCCGATCACGCGGTGAAAGACCACGTTGTCATAAGCGCCTTCCGCAGCCAGTTCCTTGACGCGGGCGACGTTCTGCGGCGCTTCCTCATCGAACAGCTCGATCACCACCGGGCCTTCCGAGGTGTTGAGCGTCAGAAGGTCCTCGCCGTCCTGCGCCTGCGCCACGCCTGCAATCGAGGCCGTCGTCATCATCATGGCGGCAGCCAGTCCCGCAATCGTCTTCCTCATGGTTTTCTCCTTGAAATTCATTGCCTCTACCCGGGCTCTAGCGCGGGAATTTCGCCTTCAGCGCGGCAGCCACAAAATCCGGCACAAAGCGCTCCACATCGCCGCCCATGGCTGCGACCTGCCGCACCAATGTGGCCGATATCGGACGGGAAAGGGCCATTGCCGGCAAAAAAACGGTCTGGATGTCCGGCGCCATGGACTGGTTCATCCCGGCCATCTGCATTTCATAGGCAAAGTCGGTCGAGTCGCGCAGGCCGCGGATGATCATCCCGGCGCCGTTGTCCCGCGCGGCGTCGATGGCGAGGCCCTGGAAGGACACGACCGAGACGTCGTCCGTTCTCTCCGGCAGGTTTTCGGCCACCGCACGGCGCAGGAAATCCGCGCGTTCCTCGAACGCGAAAAGCGGATTCTTCCCCGCATTGATGCCGATGGCCAGCACCAGCCGGTCGGCGATGTTGAGCGCCTGCAGCACCACGTCGAGGTGGCCATTGGTCATCGGGTCGAAAGAACCGGGATAAAAAGCCGTTGCCATTCGTCATGCCTCGGTTTTGGTCTCGGCCTTTTGTCACGGAATGTGGCAAGCCGCAAGTCGCTTTGCGGCAAGGCTCTGAAAAGGAAAAGCCGGGCATGATGGCCCGGCTTTTCAGATTTTCTTCGCGACGCTCAGTCCTCGCTGTCGCCCTCGCCCGTCGCTGCGGCGGGTGCGTCGTCGGCCGGAGCCTCTTCCGCGCCTTCTTCCTCGACGGGTTCGGCCTCCTCGGGTTCGGAGATGACCTCGACGGAGACGACCTTTTCGTCAGCCCCGGTCTTGAACACCGTCACGCCCTTTGTGGCCCGGCTGGCGATGCGGATATCGTCCACCGGCACGCGGATCAGCTGTCCGGCATTGGTGACCAGCATGATCTGGTCGCGGTCGAGAACCGGGAAGGCGGCCACCAGACGTCCGATCTCTTCGGTCTTCGACGTATCGGTGGCGCGGATGCCCTTGCCGCCACGGCCGGAGATACGGAAATCATAGGACGACGAACGTTTGCCGAAGCCCTTTTCCGTCACCGTCAGGATGAATTGCTCGCGGAACTTCAGTTCCTCGTAGCGATCATCCTTCAGTTCGCCCTCTTCCGTCACCTCCTCGCCGACAAGCGCGATGTCCTCGCCCTCCCCGGTCTCGGTGCGGCGCTCGAGCGCCGCCCGCTTCAGATAGGCGGCACGCTCCCAGGGCTCGGCGTCGTTGTGGCTGACAATGGTCATCGAGATCACCTCGTCGCCCTCTGCCAGCGCGATGCCGCGCACGCCGATGGAATTGCGACCGGCGAAGACGCGGATGGCGGGAACCGGGAAGCGGATCGCCTGGCCCATCGCCGTCGTCAGCAGCACATCGTCATCCGGCGTACAGGTCCAGACGGACAGGATGCGATCATTCTCGTCGTCGAGCTTCATCGCGATCTTGCCGTTGCGGTTCACCTGCACGAAGTCCGACAGCTTGTTGCGGCGGACCGTGCCGCGGGTGGTGGCGAACATCACGTCAAGTTCGGCCCAGCTGTCCTCATCCTCCGGCAGCGCCAGGATCGAGGTAATGGCCTCGCCCTGCTGCAGCGGCAGCATGTTGATCAGGGCCTTGCCGCGCGATTGCGGCGTGCCGATCGGCAGACGCCAGACCTTTTCCTTGTAGACGATGCCGCGCGAGGAGAAGAACAGCACCGGCGTGTGGGTATTGGCCACGAACACGCGGGTGACGAAATCCTCGTCGCGGATCGACATGCCGGCGCGGCCCCTGCCGCCGCGCCGCTGGGCGCGGTAGGTGTTGAGCGGCACGCGCTTGATGTAGCCGTTGCGCGACACGGTGACGACCATGTCCTCGCGGGCGATGAGATCCTCATCGTCCATGTCGGGGCCGCCCTCGAGAATTTCGGTGCGGCGCGGCGTGCCGAATTCATCCCGCACGGCGACGAGTTCGTCCTTGATGATCTGCTGGATCTTCACGCGCGATGACAGGATTTCGAGGTAAGTCTTTATTTCCTCGCCGATCTTGTTGAGTTCATCGCCGATTTCGTCACGGCCAAGCGCCGTCAGGCGCGACAGACGCAATTCGAGGATGGCGCGGGCCTGTTCCTCGGAAAGCTGATAGGTGCCGTCGTCGCTGATCTTGTGGCGCGGATCGTCGATGAGGCGGATCAGCGCCTCGACATCCTGCGCCGGCCAGTGGCGTTCCATCAACTGCTCGCGCGCCGTCTGCGGATCGGGCGCACGGCGGATCAGGTTGATGATCTCGTCGATATTGGCGACGGCGATGGCCAGGCCCACCAGGACATGAGCGCGTTCGCGCGCCTTGCGGAGCAGGTACTTCGTACGGCGGCTGACGACATTTTCGCGGAAGGCGACGAAGGCCTTCAGGATGTCGAGCAGGGTCATCTGCTCCGGCTTGCCGCCGTTCAGCGCAACGAAATTGCAGCCGAACGAGGTCTGCAGCGGCGTATAGCGGTAAAGCTGGTTCAGGATGACGTCGGCATTGGCGTCGCGCTTCAGTTCGACGACGACGCGGTAGCCTTCACGGTCGCTCTCGTCGCGGAGGTCGGAAATGCCCTCGATGCGCTTCTCGCGCACCAGATCGGCCATTTTCTCGATCATCGTCGCCTTGTTCACCTGGTAGGGAATCTCGGTGATGATGATCTGCTCGCGGTCGCCGCGCATCGGCTCGATCGTCGCCCGCCCGCGCATGATGACCGAACCGCGGCCCGTCTCATAGGCCGACTTGATGCCGGCACGGCCGAGAATCTGCGCCCCTGTCGGAAAATCGGGACCCGGAATGATCTGCATCAGCTCCGGCAATTCGATTGCCGGGTTCTCCATCACCGCGATGGCGCCGTCGATAACCTCTCCGAGATTGTGGGTCGGAATGTTGGTCGCCATGCCGACGGCAATGCCGCCCGCGCCGTTGACCAGCAGGTTCGGGAATTTCGCCGGCAGAACCACAGGCTCGGACAGCGTGCCGTCATAGTTTTCCCGAAAATCGACGGTCTCCTTGTCGAGATCGTCGAGCATCGTATGCGCGACTTTCTGCAGCCGGCACTCGGTATAGCGTTCGGCCGCCGGCGGATCGCCGTCGACGGAGCCGAAATTGCCCTGCCCGTCGATCAGCGGTAGTCTGAGCGACCAGTCCTGCGCCATGCGCGCCAGCGCGTCATAGATCGCGGCATTGCCATGCGGATGGAATTTACCCATGACGTCGCCGGTGATACGGGCGCACTTCATGTATTTCTTGTTCCAGTCGACGCCGAGTTCCGACATGCCGTAGAGGATGCGGCGGTGGACTGGCTTCAGCCCGTCACGCACGTCCGGCAGCGCGCGGCTGACGATCACGCTCATGGCGTAATCGAGATAGGAGCGCTGCATTTCTTCCACGATGGAAATGGGCTCGATGCCCGGCGGGAGCCCCCCGCCCGATGGTGTCGTTTGATCAGTCAAAATGAATCACGATCTCAAGCTAGAATCATATCGCGCGTTTATAGCCGAATCCGACGCCGAACGCCAATTTGGCGGGGCCTTCCGCGGTGGACAGAAGCGGCGTCCCTCAGTTTTAATTCGGATTTGACGGCGGAGTTGTGGCAGGGTGTCGAAAGCGCGGGCAATGCCACTCTGGGTTTTCTCCGGACGACCAGTGCCTGCGCCCTTGGGATCAACGGGATCGGGACATTTCAATGGCAGACATGGGCACACTCCTGAGCGGCTTCACCACATTGATGGTGACGATGGACCCGCCCGGCATGGTGCCGATCTTCCTGGCGCTGACCGTCGGCATGACGCAGGCGGAGCGCCGGCTCGTCGCCGTGCGCGGCGCGCTCATCTCCTTCTGTCTTCTCGTCGCTTTCGCGCTTATCGGTGATCGCATCCTCGGGGCGCTCGGCATTTCCATGAGCGCCTTCCGCATCGCAGGCGGCATCCTTCTGTTCTGGATCGGCTGCGAAATGATTTTCGAAAAGCGCCAGGAAAGAAAAGAGAAGACCACCGAAACCGCGATCACCAAGGACAATATCGCCCACCTTGCCGCCTTCCCCCTCGCCATGCCGCTGATCGCGGGCCCCGGTGCGATCTCGGCTACCATTCTGCTCGGGTCGAAAATGGAAACGGTGCTCGACAAGCTGGCGCTGGTGGGGGTGATCTTCATCGCTTCGTTGGTGGTGCTTCTGGCGATGTTGGCCGCCGGGCTGATCGACCGGTTCCTGGGCGAAACCAGTCGCAATATTCTCACCCGCATACTCGGCATGATGCTGACGGCGCTTGCCGTGCAGTTCGTCATCGACGGTATGCAGACCGCATTTCACCTGACGGCCGTCTCGCAATAAAAGACTGCGGCGCGAACCGATGGAGGTCGCGCCGACAAAGCTCGGGAGAAAGCGACCCCGCAGAAGACCTGGCGGGATCTGTTTTGCGTCCGTATTAATCCGTCACCATCAAAACGGAATGTCGTCGTCGAGATCCTGCGAGAAACCGCCGCCGCCACCGCTGCTGCGACCGCCGCTACCGCTGCTTGAGGCCGGCTGGGAGCCGTAATCGTCATAACCGCCGCCCTGGCTACCGCCAAAGCCGCCGCCGCCACCCTGACCGCCGCCTTCACCACGACCGTCGAGCATGGTCAGCGTCGAGTTGAAGCCCTGCAGCACGACTTCGGTCGAATACCGCTCCTGGCCGCCCTGATCGGTCCATTTGCGCGTCTGAAGCTGGCCTTCGATATAAATCTTGGAACCCTTGCGCAGATATTGTTCGGCGACCTTGCACAGGCCCTCATTGAAAATGACGACGCGGTGCCACTCCGTGCGCTCCTTGCGCTCGCCGGAATTGCGGTCGCGCCAGGTTTCCGACGTGGCGACCCTGAGATTGGCGATCGGCCGGCCGTCCTGGGTGCGCCGGATCTCCGGATCCGCTCCGAGATTGCCGACGAGGATGACCTTGTTTACACTACCTGCCATGAAACCACCTGTTTGGCCGCGATCGCGGCCCTCTTGAAGAATTTCGCGCCAGCATAAACGATCTGCCGCATGGCGACCAATGGCAGGCGTGAAATCCACAATAAAAATGTTCTTTATTTGTTCTAATGCGCTGGTATGATCCCGTCAACCGATTCATTTCCGGCGCCCTTATTGAAGCAAAGCCTCGACAGGCCGTCCTTGGGAACTACATAAGAACCGATTTTCCTTTGCCGAGAAGCCGAAAGCTATGAGCGAACTCAAAAATATCTCCATTCGCGGCGCGCGCCAGCACAATCTGAAGGGCATCGATGTCGATCTTCCGCGCAATTCGCTGATCGTGATGACCGGGCTTTCGGGCTCCGGCAAGTCGTCGCTTGCCTTCGACACGATCTACGCGGAAGGCCAGCGCCGCTATGTGGAGAGCCTGTCGTCCTATGCGCGCCAGTTCCTGGAGATGATGGAAAAGCCCGACGTCGACCGGATCGACGGTCTGTCCCCGGCGATCTCGATCGAGCAGAAGACGACGTCAAAGAACCCGCGCTCCACCGTCGGCACGGTCACGGAGATCTACGACTATATGCGCCTTCTGTTCGCGCGCACCGGCGTGCCCTATTCGCCGGCAACGGGTCTTCCGATCGAAAGCCAGACGGTGACGCAGATGGTCGACCGCATTCTGGACCTGGAGGAGCGCACCAGGCTCTATCTGCTTGCGCCGCTGGTGCGCGGCCGCAAGGGCGAGTTCCGCAAGGAACTGGCCGAGCTGCAGAAGAAAGGCTTTCAACGGATCAAGATCGACGGCGCATTCTACGAGATCGCAGAGGCGCCGAAGCTCGACAAGAAATACAAGCACGACATCGATGTGGTCGTTGATCGCGTGGCGGTACGCTCCGACCTTGCCACCCGGCTTGCCGACAGTCTCGAGACCTGCCTGGAGCTTGCCGAGGGGCTGGCGATTGCCGAATTTGCCGACAAGCCGCTGCCGGAGGGCGAGACGGCGGCCGGCGGCGCGAAGAACAAGTCTCTCAACGAAACGCATGAAAGGCTTGTTTTCTCGGAGAAATTCGCCTGTCCGGTTTCGGGTTTCACGATTTCCGAGATCGAGCCGCGCCTGTTCTCCTTCAACAATCCCGTCGGCGCCTGCCCGACCTGCGACGGCCTCGGCTTCCAGCAGAAGATCGACGAAGGACTGGTCGTTCCCGACCGCACCAAGAAGCTCTCCGACGGCGCGATCGCGCCCTGGGCAAAGTCCTCCTCGCCCTATTACAGGCAGACCCTGGAGGCGATCGGCAGGCATTTCGGCTTCAAGATGACCGAGCGCTGGGACAAGCTGCCGAAGACCGCGACGGATGCGATCCTCAACGGCACGGACGAGAAGATCGAATTCCATTACGCCGACGGCGCCCGCTCCTACA from Martelella sp. AD-3 encodes the following:
- a CDS encoding MarC family protein gives rise to the protein MADMGTLLSGFTTLMVTMDPPGMVPIFLALTVGMTQAERRLVAVRGALISFCLLVAFALIGDRILGALGISMSAFRIAGGILLFWIGCEMIFEKRQERKEKTTETAITKDNIAHLAAFPLAMPLIAGPGAISATILLGSKMETVLDKLALVGVIFIASLVVLLAMLAAGLIDRFLGETSRNILTRILGMMLTALAVQFVIDGMQTAFHLTAVSQ
- the gyrA gene encoding DNA gyrase subunit A, whose protein sequence is MTDQTTPSGGGLPPGIEPISIVEEMQRSYLDYAMSVIVSRALPDVRDGLKPVHRRILYGMSELGVDWNKKYMKCARITGDVMGKFHPHGNAAIYDALARMAQDWSLRLPLIDGQGNFGSVDGDPPAAERYTECRLQKVAHTMLDDLDKETVDFRENYDGTLSEPVVLPAKFPNLLVNGAGGIAVGMATNIPTHNLGEVIDGAIAVMENPAIELPELMQIIPGPDFPTGAQILGRAGIKSAYETGRGSVIMRGRATIEPMRGDREQIIITEIPYQVNKATMIEKMADLVREKRIEGISDLRDESDREGYRVVVELKRDANADVILNQLYRYTPLQTSFGCNFVALNGGKPEQMTLLDILKAFVAFRENVVSRRTKYLLRKARERAHVLVGLAIAVANIDEIINLIRRAPDPQTAREQLMERHWPAQDVEALIRLIDDPRHKISDDGTYQLSEEQARAILELRLSRLTALGRDEIGDELNKIGEEIKTYLEILSSRVKIQQIIKDELVAVRDEFGTPRRTEILEGGPDMDDEDLIAREDMVVTVSRNGYIKRVPLNTYRAQRRGGRGRAGMSIRDEDFVTRVFVANTHTPVLFFSSRGIVYKEKVWRLPIGTPQSRGKALINMLPLQQGEAITSILALPEDEDSWAELDVMFATTRGTVRRNKLSDFVQVNRNGKIAMKLDDENDRILSVWTCTPDDDVLLTTAMGQAIRFPVPAIRVFAGRNSIGVRGIALAEGDEVISMTIVSHNDAEPWERAAYLKRAALERRTETGEGEDIALVGEEVTEEGELKDDRYEELKFREQFILTVTEKGFGKRSSSYDFRISGRGGKGIRATDTSKTEEIGRLVAAFPVLDRDQIMLVTNAGQLIRVPVDDIRIASRATKGVTVFKTGADEKVVSVEVISEPEEAEPVEEEGAEEAPADDAPAAATGEGDSED
- a CDS encoding single-stranded DNA-binding protein; translation: MAGSVNKVILVGNLGADPEIRRTQDGRPIANLRVATSETWRDRNSGERKERTEWHRVVIFNEGLCKVAEQYLRKGSKIYIEGQLQTRKWTDQGGQERYSTEVVLQGFNSTLTMLDGRGEGGGQGGGGGFGGSQGGGYDDYGSQPASSSGSGGRSSGGGGGFSQDLDDDIPF
- the coaD gene encoding pantetheine-phosphate adenylyltransferase, yielding MATAFYPGSFDPMTNGHLDVVLQALNIADRLVLAIGINAGKNPLFAFEERADFLRRAVAENLPERTDDVSVVSFQGLAIDAARDNGAGMIIRGLRDSTDFAYEMQMAGMNQSMAPDIQTVFLPAMALSRPISATLVRQVAAMGGDVERFVPDFVAAALKAKFPR
- a CDS encoding peptidylprolyl isomerase, whose protein sequence is MRKTIAGLAAAMMMTTASIAGVAQAQDGEDLLTLNTSEGPVVIELFDEEAPQNVARVKELAAEGAYDNVVFHRVIGGFMAQTGDVQFGDAENGFDLNKAGMGGSDMPDLPAEFSDIPFKRGVVGMARSQNPNSANSQFFIMFADAPHLNGQYTVIGEVVDGMDNVDKIKKGDPAQNGKVSDPDRILSATVSQ